From Brassica rapa cultivar Chiifu-401-42 chromosome A06, CAAS_Brap_v3.01, whole genome shotgun sequence:
GCGGTTGCCGACGGGGGAGATGAGCTGGGTGTTTTGGGTGACGACGGCGTTTCCGCCTCTGTAGGGGGCGCCGAGAAGGTTTTGGAATCGGTAATTCATGGCTTGAGGATCGGTGACGAAGTCTGGAGAGAGGAAGGATGGAAATGCCGGCGGCGACGTTAGGGTTTAAGGTGCGAGTGTTTCGATCTATCTCTCGGACGCAGAACCCTTCTTCTcgattattttctaatttatacTGGTTTAATTACCggtacaaaagaaaaagaaaaagaattaaaaaaggGAAGGACCAAGTTTCGGGGATTTGAACCCGACGTGAATCGAACACGCAACCTTCTGATCTGGAGTCAGACGCGCTACCATTGCGCCACGGATCCTTGGTGCTAGATAACTCATCTACATTGTTTATATCTATTACAGAATCAGTGTTCATACGTTcaaggatgaagaagctgaaaCATGCGTTTGTTTGGAAGTGAATTCGTACATTTTATGAAAttgttggtttatatattttgattgatttagaaattcaaatagtatttataaatctaattaaaatatgcaaatccggaggtttccctcggatttgagtctttgtatttttaactaaaaaaatctaaacaaatttattcaaatttattataaaatcaaatatattagtaaatccgtacgattgaataacacttgatttaatatagaatttatgaatcattaaaccaataacacatgattttaatacaaattttaaaatcacagaaccaataacactagatttagttcggattttcaaattcattaaaatacaaaaaccaATAATCCCTACTTAGAATAATTTGCACTGTAGAAGACAAGGAGAACGTTATTTATACATGTTCATCTATGTTTTTGATCTACAAACAAATACTATGTGGTCAAATAACTGGAAAAATGGTATATTCATTGTTTTTTGGTTATTACATCACTGACTGTCTCGTAGTACTCGTGTTTCATCCTCTGCTTGCACTTTTTCCTTGGGATAAATCTGCATGAGGTTTTCAACAACGTAACATAAGTGTCATGAAATGTTAAAATTCAAGTCAAGGATGGATCTATAAAAGAAATAAACCTGGTTGCCTTTGTCTTCATTAAGACTAAGCGTACGGACTTTAAGCTCTCCTCTTCTCGTCGTCAACTCGTCTAAAATCTCAGCATCATTCTCTGGGACGCCTTTCGTTGTATCAGTTGCCTAGATCACCAAGGTTGTTAGTTAACTCATGCATTAGTTCCACAAACTTAGATATTAATAAACGTCATACATGACTAAGACaagaggtatatatatatacccggAAAGACAATTCAAGCGGGTCCCTAGGAGTGCCGGGGATCTCCTCGTACTCGGCCGCGTCGAGTTCTCGGAGATGAGACGGGTTAAACAGCTTAGGGAGAATGTACTGTCTGATGGCTATCAAGAGGAAGAAAGGAACCGGAAACATTATTCCCGCCACAGGAATCCACGTCACTCCGTAACAAATCCCAAAGTAGACTATCTGCAAGATTGTGAACGCAGCCATTGACTTGTATGGAACCTTCTCCACGAACGACGCGTGTGCTCCCTCCAAGACCCTGTAAAATAATCACATGATCATCAGTCACATGTCTTTGCTTGAATAACAAGAAAGGGTGTTTTGAGAGTGCATATACTTGAATCTCCGGCTTGGTAGGACGAAGAGAAGCATCATACGCTCAAAGAATTGGTTTCCAGGGAGGCTGTCGATGGCCATGTAAGCGAAGTATCCCCATAGAACTGAAGTCGGCATGAGCTTGATGGCCGGCATAGCCAACACTGCACCTGCTACTAGTAGTGACTGTAAAAGGTTGCTCACTCTCTGCTCGTTGACTCGTACAGGCAAGTAAGCGTCCAAGTGCTTCTCTGGGTCGAAACCACTCTCCTCGTCTCTCTCTCCTTCGTCCTCGTTGCTCTTCATCACCGCTTCTTTTAGATCTTGCAGCTCAAGTATCACTGTTCTGTTTGTCTGCGCCTGTAATTAGATAAACTATTATTATTCTTAAGTCAATGAGAGTGAATCAGAAGTGTACTACTTACAATTGGGCTTTTGTCCATTTCTATGAAGACTTCTTGCATATTCTCGTATACTTCGGAAGATGTTGCTCTCTTCCTGATGCTTTCTTTGGCTGTCTTCACCATCTTCCTCCGAATCAACTGAACAGAATCCAAAAAGGTTCATTAGGACCAGCTTGGTCATAATACTGAGTGTTGAATTTACTAGTAATAACCAAACCTGTCGTTTGAGAACAGCGAGGCTTTTTGTATGCATAGGAGATTGGGGGAGGACTCCATTTGAAGGAGGCAGACCAAGCAATCCACAGATCAACGTCTAGagaacacacacatacacacattTTTTGAGATTTTAACTAGAGATTTGATGTTGCCAAGGTTAGCTTGCACAGAAAGTTACCATGAAGCCTAACAAGAGAATGTCATAGTGATACGCAGAAGGGTTCTTGAGGTTGAACTCCTTCTGCTGCGCGAGCTGCGAGGCAACACTATGATCAAAGAAGTAGAGTCCTGCAATCATCAGTGCTGGTATAAACGCCGCGAAAATGTATTCTGGAGAGACTTTCCCCATGTCCTGTTACATACCAAAAGCCAAGTCTTAATTATAGAGGTTCCTATGATGAGATCAAGATCTtgaatttaattgtttttttgtgtgtgttgtgACCTTGATGACAGTCCAGTGTTCTAAAGAAGCAGAGTCCCAAGGAAGAGGACTAAAGAGTCTTCTAGGTACACCAGAGGGGAGTTTCGATGGCGTAGTGAAAGACAATGCTGTCCAGACCACAACCATCAAAGGAACTCCATAGTCCGCTATGAAGCTTCTGTACCATCCTGTTCCATATCGCCAAGACCTAGCTTTTCTGCTCTTCAAAGCAGTGTAGAGAAGGCCAAATGTGAAAATTAGTCCAAGAAGTCCGTTTGTGTATAGCCATTCAAACTTATACTTTTCGAGTTTTGAGTCCCCTTCTTTTGGCATGCTGAACTCCCCCACCATACCCTGTAACAATTTCCATTACAAAACAATACATGTAACCTTTGGCTTAAAAATTAACCAATTCAAAGGTGGTTGAGTTTTTTTGTTGGTCTTTGTACCTTAATGGCTTGTTGGATGAACAGAACGGAGATCAACATACCAAACAGCTCACCAGCAACCCTCGTAAACCGGTTAATGATGTCAGCCGCGTTGAGGGTGGCCATTAAGAACAGTAACATAGCCGTCCATACACAAACCCTTCAATTAAGCAAAAAACAAAAccattcaaataaaaaaaatcatatatagctttaccaaaaaaaaaaagagttttcaGAATTTTTACCAAGCCACCCAAGCTAAGTAGAGTTCTTTGCCTAACTCTGGTCTTCCTTTAGCGAAGTTGTACAAGTAAACGTACATTAAGACAGTTGGTTCTGCAACCCCAAGTATCAACAGTGGTTGTCCTCCTAATATTGAGTGTATCACTCCACATAACGCTGTTGATGCCAACGTTTCTACTGTGCTCAACGCTCCATCTATAGTTACCACCCAAAAAACAACTTTGAATAGGGTTTTTCTCAAtagaatgcaaaaaaaaaaaaggttaaaactccataaaaaaacagaacaaaagtGTGCAACTTGAAGACTTTTGTTCCAACAGACAGAAGTGAACATAACCAGTGAGAAAAATGCAAGAAATAGACCTGTGTCGCGGCTAAGTTGCTCTCCAAAGGCTATAACCGGAAGCGCAGATGCAAAAAATATGTATGTTGTTGGTGCTAAAATCCTGTAAAATCTCAAACAGCAACAAAATATTCACAACTTTGTTTCTACATCTAAAAGTTTGAAGGGATGAAAAGTTTGGTCAAAGTACCCGAAACCAGAGCGGAGACCAGTGATCCAGTCTTGCTTGTAACACAAGGCTCTTCCTTTGAAATCTGCTATGATCCCTCTAAAAGGCCTCTTTGAGCTTATCTCTTTCTCCATATTTCAGAGAATCACTCAGAGACTCCAGAACTTGTTGCTTTGTTCTGATTCTTAGCCTCTGGTCTGTGCTTTTAATGACCTGCACTACAAAGGGAAGTTATATACTAATTTGTAACATAAACCAATAACTTCAAAATCTTGCATTTACTctaataaaatcaatttttatattatatttttcccCTAAATTGTGAATTCAGTCTTTTTCAAACCAATAACAAAAGAGGAATTTCATAGCTTTCGTTTTTGTATCACTAAAtgtcaattttattttctttttgtgagGATAGGGAAAACGCAATGTGCCTAATACCAATTGAAGAAACAGCACGATGCACATAACTAgccaaaaaataatgatttcttcttctttttgacaAATAACTTATTAGTCTCTCTTCTCTAAAAAATTTCAacgaatttttcaaaaaaaaataaaaagaaattccAACGTTTCAATCAACTCAGTAAAACTAATATCCATTGTTCAACTTAAATTACTTCTACTCCTCTTTTAACCAAACACGAGAACAAAACATTAGTTTTGATATTCTATTTTTGCTGTAGGTTCGACATTGATATTATCATCTAAAAGTTGTCTGTTACCGTGGAATCAGAGGGAAGTGAGAGACTGAGAGGTTCGAGGCTGAGTCGTAGCCGGAGCCGAAAGTAACAACAATGTTAGAGATTAATAGGGTTTTTTGGTAGAGGGCAACGTCTTTCTGCTAATATTTATAGACGTAGCAATTGAGAACTAGAGAGGGCCCacttatatgtattttttgttgGGCCTACTGACATGTGTTAATGATTTAGTGGTGGACTCTTACACTGGTGATCGTGACGCTTTAACTCCCTTCTGTTCTTTCCCCAGGAGATCGTGTAGACGAAAAGAAAAATAcatccgtttcaaaatagatgatgttttatagagtttttgatgtttcaaaatagatgatgttttcatatttcaaggtatcttttaactttatcaaaaactgtgtaaccaattatattttgtagtatgttttgtgattagttgaataatttttaatttatattttaataatattttaatgagaAAGAAAATTAACAATGTGCAACATTTGTATTTTGACTATAGCTATTTTTCCTACAAATTTGTTTATTCCTTTGTTGACAAAGGAGTATTAGTTTACTCAAGAGAATTCTagaagtaaaatatttatttcaaatttgtttcctttatcttgttttcatatatattcTTCCAATTAAATTGCTATAGTCAAAATACAATGTTGCACATTGTTAATTTTCCTTCTCATCGTCACATCAGTGGTCCCATAATGTATTCTTCTACTACTATATTATCCAAAATCAAACAACCTTATCGCATTTTCCAAcataaattttctcaaaaaaattccAACTTAAATTCATCATTTTCTCCAATTCCCTCTTTATTTATAGCATCCAAATCTAACAGATGCTCTGAATGGTGACTGCGATTTGAGCGGTTccggttcaactgcggtgcggttttaacagttataaaaatgtataaatatatagtatatataaagatttttgttactgttaactgcatGGCGGAACAGAACGATCGTCACCATTCGAAGCCAGAAAATAAGTATTTGAAAGATCAAAAAACATATACGTGTTATTACATCAAAACATGTATCAACCTTGCTAATTTTTTACTGGGTAAAAAAACAAACCTTAGTAATTATATTATtgttatcaaattttaaaaacagtattTCCTCTGTGTTCCAACATCTCTATATAGATTAGAAAACAAAACTAAGATGCATATGCTACATACCACATACGGCAAAGTCTGTGAGAccgatatataaataatttgaggTAGTTGGAGTGGGTGAAGACTGGAGAGATGTTTTTATGTGGTAGAAACGGACACGcacacacattttaataaagttaCATTTGTTGTACCAAAACTCACTCCTGACATATTTGAAGAATAACGCACTGCTATTTATCTCCAACGCACATGGCACTGGCCCGTGCAAGTTGCCATTGttagttctaaaaaaaaaagaagttaccATTGTCAGTATATGTATTTA
This genomic window contains:
- the LOC103872341 gene encoding boron transporter 4 isoform X2, which translates into the protein MEKEISSKRPFRGIIADFKGRALCYKQDWITGLRSGFGILAPTTYIFFASALPVIAFGEQLSRDTDGALSTVETLASTALCGVIHSILGGQPLLILGVAEPTVLMYVYLYNFAKGRPELGKELYLAWVAWVCVWTAMLLFLMATLNAADIINRFTRVAGELFGMLISVLFIQQAIKGMVGEFSMPKEGDSKLEKYKFEWLYTNGLLGLIFTFGLLYTALKSRKARSWRYGTGWYRSFIADYGVPLMVVVWTALSFTTPSKLPSGVPRRLFSPLPWDSASLEHWTVIKDMGKVSPEYIFAAFIPALMIAGLYFFDHSVASQLAQQKEFNLKNPSAYHYDILLLGFMTLICGLLGLPPSNGVLPQSPMHTKSLAVLKRQLIRRKMVKTAKESIRKRATSSEVYENMQEVFIEMDKSPITNRTVILELQDLKEAVMKSNEDEGERDEESGFDPEKHLDAYLPVRVNEQRVSNLLQSLLVAGAVLAMPAIKLMPTSVLWGYFAYMAIDSLPGNQFFERMMLLFVLPSRRFKVLEGAHASFVEKVPYKSMAAFTILQIVYFGICYGVTWIPVAGIMFPVPFFLLIAIRQYILPKLFNPSHLRELDAAEYEEIPGTPRDPLELSFRATDTTKGVPENDAEILDELTTRRGELKVRTLSLNEDKGNQIYPKEKVQAEDETRVLRDSQ
- the LOC103872341 gene encoding boron transporter 4 isoform X1, with the translated sequence MEKEISSKRPFRGIIADFKGRALCYKQDWITGLRSGFGILAPTTYIFFASALPVIAFGEQLSRDTDGALSTVETLASTALCGVIHSILGGQPLLILGVAEPTVLMYVYLYNFAKGRPELGKELYLAWVAWVCVWTAMLLFLMATLNAADIINRFTRVAGELFGMLISVLFIQQAIKGMVGEFSMPKEGDSKLEKYKFEWLYTNGLLGLIFTFGLLYTALKSRKARSWRYGTGWYRSFIADYGVPLMVVVWTALSFTTPSKLPSGVPRRLFSPLPWDSASLEHWTVIKDMGKVSPEYIFAAFIPALMIAGLYFFDHSVASQLAQQKEFNLKNPSAYHYDILLLGFMTLICGLLGLPPSNGVLPQSPMHTKSLAVLKRQLIRRKMVKTAKESIRKRATSSEVYENMQEVFIEMDKSPIAQTNRTVILELQDLKEAVMKSNEDEGERDEESGFDPEKHLDAYLPVRVNEQRVSNLLQSLLVAGAVLAMPAIKLMPTSVLWGYFAYMAIDSLPGNQFFERMMLLFVLPSRRFKVLEGAHASFVEKVPYKSMAAFTILQIVYFGICYGVTWIPVAGIMFPVPFFLLIAIRQYILPKLFNPSHLRELDAAEYEEIPGTPRDPLELSFRATDTTKGVPENDAEILDELTTRRGELKVRTLSLNEDKGNQIYPKEKVQAEDETRVLRDSQ